From Halalkalicoccus subterraneus:
ACCCCAACCCCCGCTGCCGGGAGGAGGATTGCCCACCAGTCGCCGTCCTGTTGGCTATAGCGATGTACTGCCGCATATCCCGCCGGTCCCTTATGCGAAACAATAGCGAGCCCCAGCAACGGCCCTAGTTCTGGCATGTTGCCATAGATGATGCCGATAATGGCACCGGCTGCAAGAGCGTGGGCCGTCAATTCTGCGAGCGTGCGGTCCAGCGGGAGGTCTATGTGTGCGAGTCGATGGCCAAGTGTGTGAGCGCCGAACCCAGCGAACAGGCCGAGGGCAACACCGAATCCTCCATAGGTCGCATGCTGGTTCATTGCCTGCGGGAGCAAAAAGACGGCAGCGCTTGTTATCATTGCTCCACTTGCGAGGCCATATCCCCATACGAGCACACTCGCGTTCCCATGGGGGGCACGCTCACCGAGCCAGCCGGCGACTGCCATGCCGAAAAAGGCGATCCAGGCGATCCCCAATAGCTTCTGGTGTCCCCCACCCCACGCGAGTCCGGAGGTAGCGATGAGCACAATGGTGCTCACTCCGCCGACTAGGGTAACTCCTCTCTGGTTCCCGAGCAGTGAGGAACTACCAGTTTCGCTCAGCATATTATTAATACAGAGATGGAGATTGATAAGAGCGCTGGTCTATGGGCCACCTTACTGGATATGAGCTATGGCTCGGACTCGAGGGCGGCTTCAAGTGCGGATTTTTCACATTCGATTCGGGTTCTATCGGCATCGTCCTAGGGACTCTCCTTCTGATAGTTGATCTTCCGGAACTGGACGCTCCTAACGACCATCTTCCCTCGGTGTAACAGTGGGGCCCAAGACGTAGCGTACAATAACCAATTCTGAAATAGCCTATTTCTAAATAGCCTATTCAGAAGTACTATTTCGCTCTACCGCAGAGGGAGATCCCCCTCCCAGGCTTTATCCCTCGATCGAGAACGGACGATATCTTGCGCGAGTTCGTCTTCACGATCGAATACGAGACGGGAGCTGACGAAGTGATGGATC
This genomic window contains:
- a CDS encoding ZIP family metal transporter, translated to MLSETGSSSLLGNQRGVTLVGGVSTIVLIATSGLAWGGGHQKLLGIAWIAFFGMAVAGWLGERAPHGNASVLVWGYGLASGAMITSAAVFLLPQAMNQHATYGGFGVALGLFAGFGAHTLGHRLAHIDLPLDRTLAELTAHALAAGAIIGIIYGNMPELGPLLGLAIVSHKGPAGYAAVHRYSQQDGDWWAILLPAAGVGVTAMVTSFLALPTSASIRGVVFGFATGVFLHVAMDFLPECELGSEVHESLAYEGDAHAILDRMRIHAVASTAIGGLVVFFAWLIIA